The segment CACAACACCGTGTTGTTCTCATGGCCGACGACAAAAGAAATGGAGAGCATGGGGTACGGGTACCGATTTAAAAATGGAGCAGATCATAATGTACATCATAATATTTTCGGCTGTAATAACTTTGGTGCATTGGACGGCGGTTGGGACGATTCTAACCTTCCTGCTAACAAACGCAAAATATGTTCGGCATACGACAATCTGTTTTTTATGAACAAGGGTGATCTCGTGATTGCAGGTACAAGCGGAGGTAAATGGCTCTATGTACCTAGTAAACGCTTTGAGGAGGTTGAAATGCTGACAAAATACGAGAATAACAGAGAACTCCCAAGTACAAGTAAGTTTAAAGATGTGATCGATCAAGCTTATTTGAAGGGATTCGCTTCCTTGAAGGTAATGACAACTGAAAGTTATGATCCAAATTCCGCCGCAAATCTTTATAGGGAGGCTCATGGATTGAACAAACAGGGAACTTCAACCACAAGAGTTTCAATGTTCGGAAACCGTTACAATTTCGACAAGGCTGTGCAGTTGTTTGGAGCGGAACCCGGATATGGCGCACAGCTTCCTATCGGTAATTAACAGGAATATACTAGAAAGTAAATTATAAAGATTAACCGTTAATAATATTATTATGGCTTATCAAGAAACAAAAACAACAGGATATGGAACCCGGGTGTCCAATTCTTTAAAAGGTATCGGTATCGGATTCTTGTTATTATTGGGTGGTACAGCTTTATTGTGGTGGAATGAAGGACGTACTGTGCAGATAACCCAAATGCTGGAGGAAGCACAAACAGTGGCAGTACATGTAGAAGATGTATCAAAACCGGATCCATCTTTAAATGGAAAACTTATTCATGCCACAGCTTTCACCCAAACAAAGGATTCTCTTAATGACTTGACTTTCGGCGTAGGATGCGTAGCGATACAACTGGAACGTAAAGTGCAATACTATCAATGGGTAGAGCATTCAGAGACCGAGACAAAAGATAAAACCGGAGGAAGTCAGGAAACAGTAACAACCTACTACTATAAACAGGAATGGATAGGTAACCCTGTCAATTCTCAGGAGTTCAAAGATCCTGATTATCAAAACAAGAACTTTGTGTTGATGGACATCGAAAATAAAAGTTATATGGCAGAGAATGTAACATTCGGAGCATACAAACTGCCAAAGGATCTGATTGGTTCCATTTCCGGTACAGTCCCGATGGAACTGAGTTTAAGCGAAGAGCGATTAAGTGAGTGGAATAGGGATATCAAGAAAAGTTTCGAAAGCACGTCTGCTTCTACTGTAAACAATACAGCCGCCGTTG is part of the Parabacteroides sp. AD58 genome and harbors:
- a CDS encoding TMEM43 family protein; this translates as MAYQETKTTGYGTRVSNSLKGIGIGFLLLLGGTALLWWNEGRTVQITQMLEEAQTVAVHVEDVSKPDPSLNGKLIHATAFTQTKDSLNDLTFGVGCVAIQLERKVQYYQWVEHSETETKDKTGGSQETVTTYYYKQEWIGNPVNSQEFKDPDYQNKNFVLMDIENKSYMAENVTFGAYKLPKDLIGSISGTVPMELSLSEERLSEWNRDIKKSFESTSASTVNNTAAVAGETSTIAEGDSVKVETVATTETGQIVKQDYNYVHVNGNVLYFGKNPNNPQVGDVSVTFTKIMPGDASVIAVVSGNNLQSYIAKNGKKLSVLTSGAVSMDEMFETEHLSNSIISWVLRFIGLFLVVSGLKGIFGILVDLLRVLPFLADIVGLGVGLICKVLGLVWSLLVIAAAWLFYRPVTAGILLAVIVVLIAYLVKRGKNNKKAKVLNVQM